TGTTGATGGCTGCAGTCCTTGCCGAAGGGGAAACCATCATCTATAACGCAGCCTGTGAACCTTATGTAGAGCAATTGAGCCGGATGCTGGTAAGCATGGGCGCAAAAATCGAAGGAATTGGCTCCAACAGACTGACAATACATGGTGTCTCCTCCCTTTCCGGTTGCCGTCACCGTCTGCTGCCCGATATGATTGAGATAGGCAGCTTTATAGGCATGGCAGCCATGACCGCTTCCGAGCTCACCATAAAAGATTCCTCTATAACCCATCTCGGCATCATTCCCGAAAGCTTTCGCCGCTTAGGTATTATCGTGGAACAACGCGGGGACGATCTTTACATTCCCCAACAAGATAATTACACCATAGAATCATTTATAGACGGATCCATTCTTACCATTGCCGACGCTCCCTGGCCGGGACTTACTCCGGACCTCCTCAGCGTATTACTGGTGGTCGCCACCAAAGCGGAAGGATGCGTATTGATCCACCAGAAAATGTTCGAAAGCCGACTCTTTTTCGTGGACAAACTGATCGACATGGGAGCGCAGATCATCCTCTGTGATCCCCACCGTGCTACTGTGATCGGTATGGGCAAACGATTCCGGCTGAAAGGTATGACAATGACATCACCCGATATACGGGCCGGTATCTCTTTGTTAATCGCCGCAATGAGTGCGGAGGGTGTAAGCACTATCCATAATATCGACCAAATCGACAGAGGATATCAGAATATAGACAAACGTCTCAACGCGTTAGGGGCAAAGATTGAACGGAGATAATTATCTTTTTCCTGAATTGCACCTATAATGACAAATAAGGCTTTTTGTCAGAGTAAAATATTTGCTTATTCCACAACTCTTTTATTACTTTGTACTTTATTTATAAAGAAAAATTATGCCAACGAATTCGGTCGTAACTGACATTAAACAAGTAACCATTCGTTTTTCAGGCGACTCCGGTGACGGAATGCAACTTTCAGGGACATTGTTCTCTACGTTATCGGCTATTTTCGGGAATGAAATTGCCACATTCCCCGACTTTCCTGCTGAAATTCGCGCACCGCAAGGTTCATTGCATGGTGTGTCGGGATTCCAGGTACGGATCGGTGCCAAAGATGTTTATAATTCCGGGGACAAGACTGATGTACTTGTCGCCATGAATCCTGCTGCGCTCAAGGTAAACGCCTCTTTTTTGAAGAAAGGGTCTATCGTGCTGTTTGATACCGATTCTTTCCAGAAAAGGGATCTTGACAAGGCTCTTTTCCAAACGTTAGATCCGTTTGCAGAACTCAACCTGGATTATGTGCAACCTATCGGGGTGAATATTACGACCCTGACAAAAGCCTCACTGGCAGACTCCGGACTGGAAAACAAGGATATACTCCGTAGCAAGAATATGTTTGCACTGGGTATTGTATGTTGGCTTTTCAACCGGCCACTGGAAATAGCAGACAAGCTGCTCGAACAGAAATTCTCAAAAAAACCAATATTGGTAAGAGCCAATATCAAAGCGCTCACCGATGGATACAATTATGGGAACAACACCCATATGACTACTTCCACTTATCGTATTGAGCCTATTGAATCGACCAAAGGTTTTTATACTGATATTAATGGAAATACTGCCACTGCATACGGGTTGGTCGCCGCTGCAGAAAAGGCGGGCGTGGAACTTTTTCTCGGCTCCTACCCTATCACCCCCGCGACTGATATCCTGCAGGAACTTTCCAAACGAAAAGATTTCGGTGTGAAAGCACTGCAAATGGAAGATGAAATTGCCGGAATCACTTCATCCATCGGCGCAAGTTTCGCAGGATGTCTGGCAGCCACCTCCACATCCGGACCGGGATTGTCACTCAAGAGCGAAGCACTGGGACTGGCCGTGATGACCGAACTGCCGCTGGTAGTAATCGATGTACAGCGTAGTGGCCCTTCCACGGGGATGCCGACCAAGAGTGAACAAAGTGACCTCAACCAGGCGCTTTACGGAAGAAACGGCGAAAGCCCCTTGGTAGTGATGGCGGCAGCATCACCCACTGATTGTTTTGAAAGTGCTTTCGAAGCATCGAAGATTGCCCTGGAACATATGACTCCTGTTATTTTACTGACCGACGGTTATATCGCCAACGGTTCATCGGCATGGAGAATTCCCGATATGAATGATTATCCCGAAATTAAACCTCCCTACGTCCAAAATAAATATAACGGTAACGCAGAAGAGTGGAAACCCTATTTCCGTGACGAAAACACACTCGTCAGGTACTGGGGTGTGGCGGGAACTCCGGAATATATGCACCGTATAGGCGGATTGGAAAAAGACCGTCTTACCGGTGTCATCTCATCGAATCCCGACAACCACCAACTAATGGTGAACATCCGCAGGACAAAGATCGAAAAAATAGCCGATTATATCCCCGATCAAAAAGTAACAGGCGACAAAGACGCCGACACGTTGATTGTAGGATGGGGCGGCACATACGGCCATTTGCTTGAAGTTTCACTACGCCTCATGGCGAACGGGAAAAAGGTGGCCTACACTCATTTCAGGCATATCCATCCCCTTCCACGAAATACCCACGAACTGCTGAAAAGATATAAGAAAGTGATCGTGGCGGAACAAAACGAAGGACAGTTTGCCAATTATCTGAATGGTAGATTCCAGGATCTGGATAACATCCACAAATATAATAGAGTGGAAGGACAACCTTTTAAAGTTAGCACGTTGATTGAGGAGTTTACGAAAATTATGGAGGAAAAGTAATATGGAAGTAACAGAAATAGCAGCAAAAGAATTAAGATATCAGAAACATCTACCTAAAGATTATAAAAGTGAAAATGCCATTCGTTGGTGTCCGGGTTGCGGCGATTATGCCATTCTGACGAGCCTCCAGAAAGCAATGGCTGAATTGAATATTGACCCTCACAAGATAGCCGTTATCTCTGGGATCGGCTGTTCGTCACGTTTACCATATTATATGAATACCTATGGTTTTCACAGCATCCATGGTCGTGCTGCAGCCATCGCCACAGGAGTGAAGGTGGCCAACCCCGAATTAAGCGTATGGGTCGCTACCGGCGACGGCGACTCACTTGCCATCGGCGGGAACCACTTTATCCATACAATCCGAAGAAATGTGGATATCAATATTCTGCTTTTCAATAACAAGATTTATGGCCTTACAAAAGGACAGTACTCACCTACCTCCGACAGGGGATTCGTCTCCAAATCATCACCTTACGGAACAGTGGAAGATCCTTTCCGTCCGGCTGAACTGACTTTCGGGGCACGAGGTACTTTCTTTGCCCGCGCCATAGACGTAGACATTAA
This window of the Proteiniphilum saccharofermentans genome carries:
- the murA gene encoding UDP-N-acetylglucosamine 1-carboxyvinyltransferase: MSSFIIEGGCSLKGEITPQGAKNEALQVICATLLTQEEVIIENVPDILDVNNLIALLSDMGAEVKKLDSGSYSFKAEKINLAYTQSKDFMEKSAAMRGSIMIVGPLLARFGEAVVPKPGGDKIGRRRLDTHFNGIMKLGAELIFNEQKQLFTLSAKKLNGQYILLDEASVTGTANLLMAAVLAEGETIIYNAACEPYVEQLSRMLVSMGAKIEGIGSNRLTIHGVSSLSGCRHRLLPDMIEIGSFIGMAAMTASELTIKDSSITHLGIIPESFRRLGIIVEQRGDDLYIPQQDNYTIESFIDGSILTIADAPWPGLTPDLLSVLLVVATKAEGCVLIHQKMFESRLFFVDKLIDMGAQIILCDPHRATVIGMGKRFRLKGMTMTSPDIRAGISLLIAAMSAEGVSTIHNIDQIDRGYQNIDKRLNALGAKIERR
- a CDS encoding 2-oxoacid:acceptor oxidoreductase subunit alpha → MPTNSVVTDIKQVTIRFSGDSGDGMQLSGTLFSTLSAIFGNEIATFPDFPAEIRAPQGSLHGVSGFQVRIGAKDVYNSGDKTDVLVAMNPAALKVNASFLKKGSIVLFDTDSFQKRDLDKALFQTLDPFAELNLDYVQPIGVNITTLTKASLADSGLENKDILRSKNMFALGIVCWLFNRPLEIADKLLEQKFSKKPILVRANIKALTDGYNYGNNTHMTTSTYRIEPIESTKGFYTDINGNTATAYGLVAAAEKAGVELFLGSYPITPATDILQELSKRKDFGVKALQMEDEIAGITSSIGASFAGCLAATSTSGPGLSLKSEALGLAVMTELPLVVIDVQRSGPSTGMPTKSEQSDLNQALYGRNGESPLVVMAAASPTDCFESAFEASKIALEHMTPVILLTDGYIANGSSAWRIPDMNDYPEIKPPYVQNKYNGNAEEWKPYFRDENTLVRYWGVAGTPEYMHRIGGLEKDRLTGVISSNPDNHQLMVNIRRTKIEKIADYIPDQKVTGDKDADTLIVGWGGTYGHLLEVSLRLMANGKKVAYTHFRHIHPLPRNTHELLKRYKKVIVAEQNEGQFANYLNGRFQDLDNIHKYNRVEGQPFKVSTLIEEFTKIMEEK
- a CDS encoding 2-oxoacid:ferredoxin oxidoreductase subunit beta, with the translated sequence MEVTEIAAKELRYQKHLPKDYKSENAIRWCPGCGDYAILTSLQKAMAELNIDPHKIAVISGIGCSSRLPYYMNTYGFHSIHGRAAAIATGVKVANPELSVWVATGDGDSLAIGGNHFIHTIRRNVDINILLFNNKIYGLTKGQYSPTSDRGFVSKSSPYGTVEDPFRPAELTFGARGTFFARAIDVDIKNQTEVMTEAAKHKGTSVVEVLQNCVIFNDSIHNRISDRNWKADNTIILKHGEKMIFGKEENRGIVLDGWNLKAVTIGEDGYTLDDILVHDATTRDNILHMKLALMDIADRLPVALGVIRSVKEPTYEKEYERQIEEVQMMTPKRSFTEFLLNSPNIWEVK